TGCAGTTTTGTTCGATGAAGAATGTGCTACACCTTATACGATAAATTTTCGAAGGGCGTCTATGTCGCCTATTACGAAGTCGACGCAAAAGTTGTCGAAAGCAATGCAGGTTGGTTCTGTTTTGCATGAGATGCATGTGTCATGTTTTCTTGTGTTATATGTTAATGCTTTATGTGTGCTATtgtgtataatatttatgtgaTAAAAATTCATGTATCTATCGGTAAGTGTTACAGTAAATACCATTTTATAGAGAGTATGAGATATAATCACTAGTGATAATATTGTGTAGCATTGAACTGGTTATCGATATGATTTTTACTCTAAGGGTAGTCACCAGTCAATCCCAGAAATTCTTCATATTAGCCAAAGAAGTGGTACATTGAGtaaatatttgattatatttCAGTAGTTTCCTCACCTAATCcaaaaatatcttcaattaCAGGAATCAATAATGACACCCCGTTCCCGAAAACCGCTAATAATTACTTCGGAACAACGCGACGTACCAGAGACAAATGTTGCCAAAGACGAGACGATCAAGTCTGTTGGTCTATACCAATCTATGTCGCCGAAAAACGACAGTGATTTCGTATCTTCGGACGACGAAAATGACATCACTAGATCCACATTTTCATGTGAAAGGTAACATACTGATAAGTTTGTTACTAACAGTTTCGAAGAATTTATTAttactaacaatttttttacatagaaattatatgtatgtatgattCCAAAAATACTCCTACTGGTCATCAAAATTATCTTGAAACTCCATTTTGGCAACAAAGAAGATTTTTAACGAGGTAATTTAGTAAAACAAGATATTAGTGTCATTTAAATGTACGTTCATAAATCGATTCTATTCCTGGCTGTATATGTTATTAATCTCGATTCCAGATCAAGTCGTTCGGGAAGTACGTCACTACCGAAAACAAATCCATTCGATGCGCGATCGATAAATTCGATCGGTGACAGTCCTCTACGACCGGAAAGTACTCGATTCGTCATAAGCCATGAACGACCGAAATTAGACGATTTAAACACAACACTATGTGGATCTGATGATGGCTTACCAAAGTTCACGATAACAAACGATGAAGAAATCGAACAGAAAACAAAATCGTTATCAGAACCTTTCCGAGAATACCTTCGAAGCAGGTCCGTGTTAACAGCAACGCCGATCGATTTATCGATTCTAAATAAATCGAATGATACCGATGATAAAATCAGCGATTCGCTTCTCTACTGCTTAGACGGCAACGTCCCTTCAGATTTGACGTTATCGATTAGTAATTTGGTAGTCGATAAAGAATCGAGTTTGCGGTCGCCGTTGACGAGTATTAGTGTGAATATCGATAAAAGTCCGAAAAGAAAGCGTATTGCGGATGTTTGTTTAGAAGAATCTACTTCTGGTACAAAGAAGCCGATGGTGCAAAAGgaaaatttcaaagaaaaagtgTTTGAAATAAGAGAGACTGAACTTTAGTTTATATCAATCGAAAGAAAGTGCTGCCTTTATAGaataccaaaaaaaacattgttggttgtataaatattttttcgattTTCGAAACGTgaagtgaatattttttttatgtaaatgtctCAAATTCCtcgaatttaattgaaatatttcatttttttttattaagtgcCTTAGCTGTTGTGTCTTAAAATTTCGGCCACAACCAGAATGTCCAAGAATTGGGTATCGTTGCAAATGTATGAGATTATTTCTATTTAGATATTATATAACTGAGATCTCCGAATTATGAAACTATTGTATAGTAATCGTAATTTTACTTTGCCATACAATTTTGCACCATATGCCGTTCatcttaaattcaattttttattgttaacagaCATGATTGAAAAAAcattgtcaaaaaatatttattttatttgtcatgacaacatttaaattgataatttaattatattaatgtaacTGTTTTAGTTATGAGTACgtttataaatatagaatattgGAGTACAATATAACTTGTCTTTTTCATTTCAAGTCCATTTTTGACAAGAGCACCGGCCAATTCTGCCCCAAAAAGTATTAGGCGCAATTCGATATGGAGTAAATCATCGCATCGTTTTCTCAAAGAAACAACTTCTCAgtatgttgaaatatttttattgaaacattGACGTTCCCTGCTATTTTATTAGTCAGTGTTTAGAAAAGGAACATAAAAAGAATGCCAATTATGATAATGAATGAGACGCAGCAGTAGCACTGACAGCATACGCGGTAGCAGAAGTTCCCGAATCTTTCATTGAAAGAATCCTTGGGGCTATAACAATGAAAAAGGAATCTTAAAATTAAGTAACTAGAAGCGAAAATTGCGTGACATCCTTGCTACGGTTGTAGATTATTTCATAACTAGCTCAAAAGGCAGATAAGTGCCTTGCCTTTTCAACCGATTtcctaaaaaggaggaggttctcaattcagatgTTTTTTCATCACATGTGATGTTGCCTTTCAGATATTTTTGCTGTAGCAATGCTCAATCTGGTCGTACTGAGACACGAGATACTTTCACCGTTCATTCCCATTACCCGGATTAAAAATAACCCAACTAAAATGTTGCCCTTTctccagccccggatctagggggggcaagccggggcccatgcctcgggcggcaaattcaggggcgccgcgggacgccccaccaccaggcaattcttttttgaaatttcgatgaaattacacccgtttgatagggaagttccattgtatcatgatactgacaagcgaagtttctaaaaaagtcgccaTCGCTTTGTTTAGTTGATcatgttgattatttttcacttttaacatcctgcaactaagtgaaaaaattctcgctcgctacgctcgcggctaaatgacagTGTATGTcctgtttttctgatggtttattatttttattgacgcatcGAATCAAcaaacacaaatggcactcgctctaatcacggtttctttttatttgtacataattcccagtttaatttgtgagtcttacacaacaacaaacaaataacttaaaaaagttactACTAGTTGCTTAGCAGTAGGTACTtaatcaggtacttttgtgtcgcaggctcaaaaaatttcgcgctcgcttcgctcgcgcagtATTATACAATCATTGCGTTgttaacttcataagtcaaatccacgctgtctaaccttttataagtcaaatgtagcaaaaaaaatatttatggagtcctcaaaaacaaaaaagtttgcgcttccaaaaaagcgctttttaaaacttattaactttttgtgtacattaatctgtctcgactttcataacttaaacctggccaacagtttgagcctacaatgatttggacactttttttaaagtcagttggtgaaataaacataagtaggtaggtagacggggcggcatttttcagtttttgccccgcctaagaaaaattgaagatccggggctgcctTTCTCTATATTAAAATATGAAGCCCTAAGCACCTATAGAACTGAAGGTCAAGCTCGTCGGCCAGCGTCGCTCCGGTGATCAGAAATCCATCGAATGGCCGACGCCCGCTTTGCTCGCTGCTCGAATCTTGTGACATACCTACTAATAGCAGTAATTGTAAACaggaaaaatttaaaaatacacaaattttACAGATTTTCACTCCATACCGCAAACTAGCGAAATCTTAGTCACAGAGGATTATAGTCCCTAAAAGTTGAATAATTCGTAGAGCTAGTCAAATGGAAGCCGGGACATAGTAATTGAATTTATCGAAACTTACTCTTTTAGTGGCTTTGTGGCTACCTTTCTGGAAGTCAAAACTGGCTTTGCTTCTGTGTACTTAATTTTCTGACGTCTCTTAAAACGCTTGTTTGGGTAACCAGAAACTCCTACGCTGTCCAGATTGGCGGTTTTAGGCAATTTTTTCTGTTTCTTCAGCTTATTTTCGGAGTAATCAATCTTAGGTGTTAATTGGAGCTGTTGTTCGGCGTAACGTATTTCCTTTTCTCTTTGCTCGAGTAGTTCCAAGAACTCTGCTTCCCTTATACGGCGAGCTTTCTCTAGCTGCAAAGATTCGAGCCTCTTTCGTTCAAGCCTCGTGAGTTTATCAAGTTCCCTTAGAGCCCTACGTCTTCTATACCACTGGCAGAGTGTTGTGCCTCGCTTTGTAGATTCTGTAGGTTCTGGTTTTTCGGAGTTGCTCCGgactttttgtttttgtaaaaactggACAGTAGTAGGGATTGAGTATTTGTATGTTGTGATCCTTATTGGTACGGGCAAGTCGCTGTCACTTAAGCTGGGACTGTGGACAAATTAAAGGATTTGTAAATAGTAACATCCTTGGCTGAAACCCAAATTTCGGCTAAAAGCCACAGAAAACGTGTCGACCAAAGTTTTAAACTGAATAATATATAGGAAGGTAGGTGATTAGCTATTGCACTTTTGGAGAAAGTTTACCTCACGGTTATCTAGCTATTCATTACTTTTTGAATTGATATAATAGGAGTTATAGCTCTCGCGAGTATGCTAGAAGAGCACCTCTCAAGTTTCTATGTACGTACTCAAAACatttcgaggaaacctggactataaagtctgaaatcactaaACCACATTGAGCGACCCTACTCTGTATAAGACACCCTAAGTCGACCCACTGACCGAGAGGAGGactgtgtccagcagtggaacgataaaaaggctgttgaTGATGATACTAAGTGGAAAAATTACTTCACGCGTACACCTTTCTTGTTTTTGCATGCCGTGCATGTCTTCCCTGTGGGACATACGCATGCTTCACCTTTCTTGGCCCGGCGACTCTTACCAATCATTTGGCTTCACCACATTTTCTCCAAACGATTTTTCTGCTTTCTACATGATTTTTGTGGTTTCAGACTTGTTTTAAATTTGCACTGTGTTAGTGACAGGTTTGACAAATGGGTTGAGTTTTCTTTTTCTGCTGCATTATGCTTTTGTGTCAAAGTGGTGAAAGTTCTTGAGAAAAGTCTTTATTAGACCAATTCTATCTCTTTGATGGAAAGTTTCTCTAGAAGTCTCCGGCTAATTTCAACGGAAATTCAGAATCTGTACCTATAGGTAAAAACATTACATAGCCCAAACTACATAGGTATTGCCCTATAAATATTTCTTGTAAAACAATTGCAGtgaaactttaatttaaatcttgATGAAGTTCTATTCCTATCAATATTGTCTGCCTAATCTTCGAAATCTCTCCATCTAGAACGTAAGATATTATGCGAATTACTTAGTTTGTCAGCTTGCCAAAGCTAGGTATTATAGAAACTCAagtattatgaataaattaGGTAACAGGTCTCTTTGGTCCCCAGATAGAGACAGACCTAATCCATTAACTAAATACGACGTATTTTAGCCATGATGGATTGAAGTAAAattgactttaaaataaaactaaaaagttgTAGGTTCTTAGTAGGTTCTTCACTTGCTAAGCTCAGAATTAAAGCTGTGTGGATTAAGTGAGTAGATATCTTGTGgattgtggtggcctagtgggtaaaggaccaatctctcaagtatgagggcgtgggttcgatcccaggtcaggcaagtaccaatgcaacttttctaagtttgtatgtactttctaagtatatcttagacaccattggctgtgtttcggatggcacgttaaactgtaggtcccggctgtcattgaacatccttggcagtcgatacgggtagtcagaagccagtaagtctgacgccagtctaaccaaggggtattgggttgcccgggtaactgggttgaggaggtcagataggcagtcgcttcttgtaaagcactggtactcagctgaatccggttagactggaagccgaccccaacatgattgggagaaaggctcggaggatgatggatatCTTGTGGAATGGAAAAGGTATAGGTACACGATAGCTGAGAATTGCAAGAGTATATACTGCAAGAGAAGCAATGGCTACGGGTCCCGGACCTAGTTCTTAGGGCTTTATTATATCGAATTAACTTTTTAGTTTCGTTGTGTGTTGTTGTTGTTTAGTTTGTTGTTTCGTTGTAGTTTGAAGATAACTTCTTTTTGAGTCTTCAAGGGCCCTGCTTCTGCTTGCTTAATCCAGCATTCCTCCGGACCCAATATTACTACCGATAAAGTCAAACACAGCCCAGAATGTTAGTTCCCACAAGACGTCAGATGCAAAACGATCTAGCTTCAGTAATCTACACCAATAGGGCGGTGTTACAAATCAATTTCGGCTGCAAACTGCAATGGACTGGCAGGTAAATTAACTTGCGACTGTTGCAGTCAAACGTTGAACCTACCTTAGCCGATCTTTGGAGGAACTGGAGGAAGGAACATAGCTATTCTAAAATTTATTGGATGCGTTAAGCAATGGGTTTTGACCTTAGTGGCAATTTGATGGCACCTGAAACCTGCAACCTGAAGCCTAGAACAATTTAGTTTGGTTAGGTGTATCTACATTGTGATAATTGTTTGAGAATGCACTTACGACACACTAAAAATTTCAAATGTGAGACAACAGATCGAATCGatcaaaagttaatatttttaacgagttgtaggtaggtatgcttCTACCCTAGAAAGGTCTTCTGTCTTGCAAAAAAATggcctgggccccgattctcctaattttacttaagcggcatacgattcacgttcgactcgattcgactgagatccaatcccgactcgattacgattgaagcgtatgtggcattccgcaattttttctttgaaataaacgtttttatccttttctgtcattcaataatgaatcattttgtctgcaaattatttacgattgcaatatgattgtagagcaaactaccgtatagaccaaaatcaccaaaatagcagaccaatcgcacaccaatcaaatgtcaatcaaatacgattggtcttttattagtagcagaatgcccgatttggttaaaactgctattgcgatcatattgcgattcgatttctattcgattttgacattattaatttaggagaatcgggcccctgtttcaCAAACCATTCggaaataaataggtatgtagaTCGTTAAgtctatcaaatattttatatctagcATAAAGTACCAGATCCAAAACCAGTAGTTACGTCCATTGACCATTTCTCAGCTTTAATTAACTAACAGTTATGCGGCTGGCATCTCAACATGCAGGAATGCTCGATCTATGGCCGATATAGATAACAATAGTAATGCTTCGACAGTTGCTATAGTGAATCTCCTTTCTTGtgtgtaatttttatttgtaagaacAGGCTCCAGAGTAGAAAGTAGTCGGCTGAGAGAAGAAAGCAGTTTCTTTGAGACGCTGGCGAAATCATGAAAATGGTCTAACTAAGGTAAGCATAACGACTATGTATTTTGATATTGAAAATCTAATATTCAGGTTACGAAAGTCAAGTTCATTGACAATatacaactgtttactttgcaACTGGAACGTAGAGTAGAGAAGCTTCTAAATTATATTGCtctattttaaatgattataaaaGTCCCTTACCGCTGCAATGGAAGGTAAATAATACTGACATAATTTTAGTGTCACTTCAAATGTAACGAAGCTAATTATTTACGTAGCCAAGTGGACATTGAACACGCATGTGCATAGAGATAAGAGCAAAGAGTAATTCAATGCAGTAAGGACATTGGACAACttttttacctacttaaatgttaaataatgtatttcatattttcgACTGTTCTATACCTACATTTTCGACTGTAGATGTATAATTCCCGTGGGATCCATCGactgttaaaatatttcatagttCAGAACCTATCTGTTCCAccaattttttataattatcttCTGCCAAATTGAGCATGACGTAAATATCTAAATTATCTATAAGTAGTTCATCAAAGGTCAATTATCCCACctaataaatgaattatttttgttatttatttgtttcagttAATTATATCTATGTACGTCTTCATTGTCATGTACGATATACGGGTCATAATATTTGAGTAGCTACCTAACTGGTAGATaatatttcttgtttatttcACTCTAACGTAATAAGTATATGAGTACTTGGTTACTATCAAAAGTTATCTCAAATTATGCTACTGGTAAATACCAGTAATAAGTAGAATTGTTTTTCAAGCTAGTATTTAACGCTGACAATTTTATACTGATAGTGACTTAGTTTCTGGTATGATGGCTTAATTTACAACGGTAAATGTTCGAAAACAGACTTTCTAATTTCTAGGTATGTattgaataagttttaattgTCGAATCGACACGCAGCACGGCAGCTAATAGTCTCAGAAAAGTGAGTTTTATTCTGAATCAGTGATGCCAAAAGTTAATTAACGTATTCAGAAATATAATATGAAACCTCTTaggttaacaaaaaaattggtgaaACTTTATACAATACTGggcaaaaaagaaaatatttttaactctgCAGTGATCATAACAACCAGCAAAGACGAAAAGATTTAGGCATAATTCTATCAAACAATTTAAACTATGCACATCTGCGCTAACACTTAATCTTTGATCAACAAATAAGACTGCGTTTATGCATCGTGCACTATTCGTAATGCACTGTCAATTGACGCAATTCCTCCTATTTACTAGATGCGTGCAATTTACAATTtatatacaaacatacatacagactTGTAAGTATATGCAGAAACTTGATATTCCAGTCTCTATCAGGAAGTTGTGTTGATGTAAATAATGATTATCATATTTAGTTCCCCATTAGATAACTTGTTATTTTAGTTCTAACAAAGGGTTCAGGGTTCAGGAACTTTTAGGGCCGAATCCTGCCGGGGTTACGGGGTTATCCggaagagttaccgtggccctggtgcATAAAAGGCTGCAGAAGGAATATGGTGGGCTAGTCATTAGGAATCTGACACAGTGTCAGTGACactctcacgctgcacccacagccggaggggtcatttgataatttaccACCAAAAAAAGGGGTTCATATGGTAATTACTTATGTAAAATTTTATGCAATTTTATGTATGAACGTTTATGCATTTTTTGTGTAGGAAGGTATCatttactgttttattgtaGATAGATGTAGCCCACTTGATCTTATCTATGCATTAATGAAGGGCTTTAGTAATTGTTATATACAGGATGAGCGATgaaactacataaataaaaatctttcgagtcaaaaaattggtctaggtagatatttttttataatatgggCTTAGTTGCCATCGCCCTGTAGGAAAGCGTGACACTTTTAGTATACCTTTTCGGAACCAATGACTTTTGACAaggattttatttaatagatcTCAGCTATCTACTGCTTATTTTAACATAGCTTTTGTTGGACTATAGTTAACTAACGAATATAATATTAGAATGCCGTATTAAGCTCAAGTGGCTTCCAATACGACTTTGCCGGAACGATCATATTCCTACTCTCCTTGCTAtacctcatcctccgagcctttttcccaatcatgttggggtcggcttccagtctaaccggattcagctgagtaccagtgctttacaagaagcgactgcctatctgacctcctcaacccagttacccgggcaacccgatacccctttgttagactggtgtcagacttactggcttctgactacccgtaacgactgccaaggatgatcaatgacagccgggacctacagtttaacgtgccatccgaaacacagccaatggtgtctaagatatacttagaaagtacatacagacttagaaaagttgcattggtacttgcctgacctgggatcgaacccgcgccctcatacttgagagattggtcctttacccactaggccaccacgactgttcCTCCTTGCTATACCTACAGAACCTTTTACCGTTCTTCTTTCAAGAGTCGTTTTGAGTTTGATTGTGATGCTCATTCAGGGGCACTCAGGTCatcataaaacataaaacttaaggTGCCATTGCATTATACGTCATTTTATGACAAATTGTTCACTGATTAATCCATTCGTCTAGAATGCACTGCCAGTTACAATAAGACGCGCATAGTCACTTTTAAAGTttgagtgcatgtaacagaaatgagaatgctgagatggatgtgtggtgttacaagaatggataaagtgaggaatgattacattagaggaagtctgaaagtagcgccagttacagaaaagatgagaagtagaagattgtcgtggtatggacatgtaatgaggagggatgatacgcatgcaacaaagtgtgtgctaagtatgaatgtagatggatggagaggaagaggaagacctaagaaaagatggatggattgcctgaaagatgatatgaataggaagggagtgagtgtcagtatgacgagtgacaggggaaaatggcagaaaatgacatattgcgccgaccccaagtaatatttgggaacagggcaggagaaagaaagaagaagtcacttttaaagttttaaaaagaatGGTGAAAAATGACTAGCTCATTGATTAGGATTACTACTGTTTTTCTtgtatattttagtttattttccatttatttattcttatatctTTGGTATTTATGTTTACACATTAGCTATAGGTATATAATCTAGATGTTTGTACACCCTAATTTGCCCGTCATCAATATATGTATCTTGAACAGGTAAACTCCATCAAAGGTTGTCTGAAAGAAATTGCTTTCTACAACAGACCGtccattgtaattttttttgtgtttgtgatTTCTAGTATTCTgaaaatctatctatctatataagtACCATAATTAAGAAATTACATAACTACGTATTTCAACGTAGTTCATTATATAGATACTCATACATAattatctaattttttttacaattttgcattaaaaataatGCGCAAAACAATATCTAACTAACAAACAAATCCCAGTTACCCTGTATTAAATAATCAAACTCATTATCACTAACGTCATGTACTCGTAACAATTTATTGTGTATCTAGCTTGATCACCCGGTACACGCACTATCTGTTACAacaatatgtattattaaattacatttaagtcatttgaaataatagtaaaataataatagtgtattttttgttttattttaattgctattTTGAATAGTAAAAGTGATAATGTGTTATAAGTCGATTTTGCGTGGGTTTAGTGCCGCGAAAGTTATTGGCTTTCAAAGAAGATGCTTTTCTGTACATGGAGTTACATTGAGTGTGAGTATTCTAAAATACtttagtataggtacctacctatctaaaaatatttgagtttttcccatttatttatttacagacacattcataaaaaaatatctatacaaatataataaagaggaaacatttgtttgtttgttagtttttaCCCTAATGGCTCACTAataactactgaaccaatttgaaaattttttttactgttggaaagctactctttTACCGAGTAGGtgatataggctataatttatgaacaatagttcccacgggatggcaggagctagtattaaataaagtacttatgtaaaaaaaaatgggcCACCAGTTAAAGGGTGGAAGCTCTTTATTTCTACGTAAAATCTCCACATTTACAATACCCGTAATTTAGTCGTCCATCAAACTCAAACACGTGCGTTAGGTATTATCAACAAGACATTTGACCTATCTCTCTCTGACCCTAAGTCTTATACCAACCTATGTTGCTATATGAAAACCGATagactttttgcacacatttctTAAAGACTCTAAATAAGTACCTCTTACACTTAGTTAAAGTTGTACACTGTGTTAAATAAGGTGTCATAAATTAATTCAGTCTTTCCCAGAAGAGtcaaatcaaagaaaaataataaaaaaatacaaagtatttTTCGTCAAATAAAACCACgttcttaaaatattattttcaaagaaatgttCTATTTTATTCACGTGTCAATTCCATTTTCTTCTCATAAATTAAATTCTGGTACAACCGAACGCAGCGcagaatattgaaaaaaaagcgTTCTAATTTCAAACAGCAAAGCAAACATGGCCGCTGCCATTTAATATTTAAGCGCAATAAACACTGTTGCTGCGGCTTGGAGCACCTTGCATTGACATCAACTTTAACAATACAAGTTTGCATCGGGGACCGTTTTGCAAACTGAATTACATTTTGTCTACCGCAGAAGTCCGTTTGCggggaatttatttaaatgttttaatttgttaaaagtTAGTGCAGGTTGTATTTGCAAATAAACTCTTTTGTTCTAATTAGTGACGTAGCTACGCTGAATAGTTAATGCTACCTTTGCCTAAGTATACATTCGAGGTAAAGTGTGTTTCTTCACGTGTTACTACTTAGGTACTACTGAAatgaattttcacgtaaaaTTTTCAAAGCACCTAaacagttttaagaaaaacggatgtttgtttatgttgtcagtgaacttgaaCTTATGGGGTCAGTTGCATCATCTTACATTGAACtgattgtacctaattaaactCGGTGGCTTGTATGTACGTTCAATGAGACCAAAATATATGCTTCGCtcttaaaaacaacaacaagatACTATAGAATAACAGTTTTTTCGGGCTCTACTCGAATTGTTGGCTATTCTTCCGAAGTTTCAATCAGCAAACGTTACGAGTTTGAATGAACGCCCATCTAGATTTGACTCTGAAGTCTACTTCAAACATTTtcgtattaattttattctgagGATTAAACTAAGATTAAGTTTAAAGTCCTTAACGATATGTGTacgtaatttattaataaacaatgTTTACCTTTAGACCGTATTGATAATATGGCATTGACTTTTGTAGTGATGCGTCTTATCTCCggtaataagttttattgcagAGGAGAATCGTTTATAAATGTTCGGGTACAAAGGTAGGAGAGGCAACTTTCAATGATTTTCAGTTATacttttcaacattttttttattacactaGCAGATTTTGTAGCATGGCGTGAGAGCGCCGAAACGCTTATTTTACATCCACTTCgacttataagaaaaataatcccatactaatattataaatgcgaagaGGTAGAGTTGACctagaaaaagaaaataggatagtttttatcccggacttttgaagaattctcttggaaacgcgatataaccgaacttctacatgggcgaagccgcgggcggaagcta
The nucleotide sequence above comes from Helicoverpa zea isolate HzStark_Cry1AcR chromosome 10, ilHelZeax1.1, whole genome shotgun sequence. Encoded proteins:
- the LOC124633981 gene encoding uncharacterized protein LOC124633981 is translated as MIGKSRRAKKGEACVCPTGKTCTACKNKKGVRVNPSLSDSDLPVPIRITTYKYSIPTTVQFLQKQKVRSNSEKPEPTESTKRGTTLCQWYRRRRALRELDKLTRLERKRLESLQLEKARRIREAEFLELLEQREKEIRYAEQQLQLTPKIDYSENKLKKQKKLPKTANLDSVGVSGYPNKRFKRRQKIKYTEAKPVLTSRKVATKPLKDPKDSFNERFGNFCYRVCCQCYCCVSFIIIIGILFMFLF